GGCGTCGCGGGCCAGCACCTCCTCGGCGCTCAGGCCGCTGCGGGCGGTCACGCGGGCCAGGCGCAGGGCCAGCGGCGCGTCCACCACCAGCACGGCGTCCATCTGCGCCTCCAGGCCACCCTCGAACAGCAGGGGCACGTCCTGCACGATCCACCCCTCGCCGCGTGTGGCGGCGGCCTGCTCCAGCGCCAGCATCCTCTGCCGCACGCGCGGGTGTGTGATTGCGTTCAGCACGGCCAGCCGCGCCGGGTCCGCGAAGGCGACTTCGGCCAGGGCCGCGCGGTCCAGCACGCCTTCCCGCACCACGCCGGGAAAGGCCGCCCCGATCTCACGCAACACCGCCGGGTCGTGCGTGACTTCGCGGGCCACGGCGTCGGCGTCGAGGACAGTCAGGCCGTGGGCGCGCAGCAGGCCAGCGACCGTGCTTTTGCCCGCGCCGATGCTGCCGGTCAGGCCCAGGCGGCGCGGGTGGGAAGGTCGGGAGGTCATGCCCTTCAGTGTAGGGGGCGCGCCGCCCGCGTCAGAAGCCCGTCAAACCGGCCCCTTACCCTGCGTGTATGCTTCCTTCACCCGCCGCCGGGTGGCCCACCGTTCACCGGGCGGCCTCTCACAGCGGCTTGCACCCCCGTGGGCGCGGTGTTAGCCTCATCCCGGAGGTTTCTGAGTGAAACGACGTACCCTCGGCCTGCTCCTCGCGGCAGCCACCCTGACCGGAGCAGCCGCACAGACGCAACCGACGGCTCCCGCCACCGCTCAGCCTGCACCCGCCCCGGCCGCTCCGGCGGCGGCCCCGGCACGGCCCGCACGCCCCGCCGCGAATTACGTGGTGCTGGGCAACTACTACTACGAGCAGGGCAAGTTCGACCAGGCATACGTGGCCTTCCGCGCCGCCGCCGAGATTGATCCCAAGAACACCGACGCGCTGCTGGGCCTGGGCCGCTCGCAGATGCGGCTGCGGCTGTATGCCCCGGCCATCGAGACGTTGCGCCGCCTGACGGTGACGGCCCCCGGCGACCTCAGCGGGTACATCGCGCTGTCACAGGCGTACCAGCAGCAGTTCATCGGGGCCAGTGACCGCGCCAGCGTGACTGGCAACCTGGCCGAGGCGCTGCGCGTGCTGACCCAGGCCGAGACGGTCGCGCAGGCCCAGACCGGCAATGACCGGAACCTGGACCTCAGCAAGCTG
The window above is part of the Deinococcus metallilatus genome. Proteins encoded here:
- the coaE gene encoding dephospho-CoA kinase (Dephospho-CoA kinase (CoaE) performs the final step in coenzyme A biosynthesis.), with translation MTSRPSHPRRLGLTGSIGAGKSTVAGLLRAHGLTVLDADAVAREVTHDPAVLREIGAAFPGVVREGVLDRAALAEVAFADPARLAVLNAITHPRVRQRMLALEQAAATRGEGWIVQDVPLLFEGGLEAQMDAVLVVDAPLALRLARVTARSGLSAEEVLARDARQMPADEKRKRATFVLDNSGDLAGLERQVDAALRVLGIQAPVASSQEEESPSNR